The Thermodesulfobacteriota bacterium region GAATAGAGCGATTGACCTTTTGAGACGCGAAAAATTTTTACAATCTAAGGAAGAACTATTAGATAATAGTGAATCCGGCATGCCGAATTTCATCAGCGACGAGGAATTAAAAGATGACCAACTGAGGATGATTTTTACCTGCTGTCATCCCGGTATCCCGGAGAAATCGCAAATCGCCCTCACCCTGAAAATATTATGCGGGTTCAGCATAAGCGAAATCGCCAGGGCTTTTTTATCCAAAGAAGCCACAATCGCCAAGAGACTGACCAGGGCAAGAAAGAAGGTAAGCGAGCTTAAAATTCCTTATGAAGTGCCGGCAGGTAAAGAACTAGCAAACCGCTTAGAATCGGTCCTAAAGGTTTTATACCTGCTATTTAATGAAGGCTATTCTCCGTCATCCGGAGATGAACCCATTCGCCCGGATTTATGTAGCGAAGCTATTCAGCTAGCCAAATTACTGGTAGAGAATCCGGCAACAGAGTCACCTCAATGCCACGCTTTATTAGCGCTTATGCTCCTCAATGCATCCAGATTTCCGGCAAGATTGGACAGGGACGGAAATTTGTTGGTTCTGAAAGAACAAGACCGCTCGCTTTGGGACAGGGAGATGATTAGCGAAGGCCTATTTCATCTCCAGAAGTCTGTGGGTAGCGAAGTAGTTA contains the following coding sequences:
- a CDS encoding sigma-70 family RNA polymerase sigma factor; its protein translation is MGSPHSESEINEILDNLFRNQSGKMVSRFTRLFGLNRLRMAEDVVQDAFTKAHGVWSDKGLPENPAGWLWQVARNRAIDLLRREKFLQSKEELLDNSESGMPNFISDEELKDDQLRMIFTCCHPGIPEKSQIALTLKILCGFSISEIARAFLSKEATIAKRLTRARKKVSELKIPYEVPAGKELANRLESVLKVLYLLFNEGYSPSSGDEPIRPDLCSEAIQLAKLLVENPATESPQCHALLALMLLNASRFPARLDRDGNLLVLKEQDRSLWDREMISEGLFHLQKSVGSEVVTEYHLQAAISACHSIAESYESTDWKQILSLYNAYSKLNRSPIIALNRAIAVSKVHGPKAGIDEINKINDLKTLESYHLFYSALGDMNLQSGNNKEALKNYQKALELSTVKAEQSFYQKRIKLCEQKLDLADRYSLANSF